Below is a window of Perca fluviatilis chromosome 14, GENO_Pfluv_1.0, whole genome shotgun sequence DNA.
TTAATTCTTCATATGCGTTGAGTTGTACGGAAGATGATTAgtgccacatgtgaaaaatgttttgagaatgtgtgtgtgtgtgcatgtgcatgtacataaaatatgtgtgtgtgtgtttgtgtgtgcatgtacataacatgtatatgtgtgtgtgtgtgtgtgtgcgtgtgtgtgtgcatgtgtgtgtgtgtgtgcatgtacataACATGTATGTAATGCTAATTGTGGAGAAACCAGACGTATTGTTCAGTTATCTGGTGTCTTAATTCCAAAGACTTTCTgacttttagttttattttacgGGTGATTTATTGAATAATTTCCGAGATGTGTTCTGGAGACAGAATATAAAACAGAAGCTCAAGTAGTTCAGTACATGTCCAAATAATTAACTAACAACACTTCATTTAGACGTCTGTAATTTCCTGGAAAAAGTTTGTACGAGTGATTGAAAGAACTGCTCTTTTTATGAGCTTTGCGAGATACAAAGAACAAGGATGGAATGAACAGCACAACTAAATATAACAGAATAAAAACCCTTTCCACGGAGTAGGTCAACTTTTATCaagcaatacacacacacacacaaactcaaacacatgcacagacacacacagaggcacacacacacagacacacagacagagacacacacacacacacacacaaatatttgaaACCAATGAATTGGACCGAGTGAACATTATCTCTGGTTTCTCTAAAGTTAGTTTTACTTCTTTCTACCtggaaattattaaaaaaaataaaaagagacttcagatacagtattaggggaccactaaggtctatataaaagagacttcagatacagtattaggggaccactaaggtctatataaaagagacttcagatacagtattaggggaccactaaggtctatataaaagagacttcagatacagtattaggggaccactaaggtctatataaaagagacttcagatacagtattaggggaccactaaggcctatataaaagagacttcagatacagtattaggggaccactaaggtctatataaaagagacttcagatacagtattaggggaccactaaggtctatataaaagagacttcagatacagtattaggggaccactaaggtctatataaaagagacttcagatacagtattaggggaccactaaggtctatataaaagagacttcagatacagtattaggggaccactaaggcctatataaaagagacttcagatacagtattaggggaccactaaggtctatataaaagagacttcagatacagtattagggaaccactaaggtctatataaaagagacttcagatacagtattaggggaccactaaggtctatataaaagagacttcagatacggtattaggggaccactaaggtctatataaaagagacttcagatacagtattagaggaccactaaggtctatataaaagagacttcagatacagtattaggggaccactaaggcctatataaaagagacttcagatacagtattaggggaccactaaggtctatataaaagagacttcagatacagtattaggggaccactaaggtctatataaaagagacttcagatacagtattaggggaccactaaggcctatataaaagcatccagtAGCATGTCATAGGACTTTAAGACTTGTTTTTAGAGCAACGTTTGGATTCAGTTTGttttaaacgtgtgtgtgtgtttatttcagatGATGGACGAAGAAGCCACCAAGCGTTACTGTCTGGAGAGCGACGACGGACTGAAGCAGAAACAAAATGAGGTAACAACTGCTCCTTCATCTCCTAAAAACATACTCTCTTAACCCTTCTGTTGTCTTCCTGTTGAccctgcaactttttgtttttctgggtcaaaatttgtttttttacgtttttgtcgtctttttcaaaactttttttgctttcccccccacatttttgtcactttttccaacattctttcatgaattttttttttttaaaggggttaTATTTTAACCCCTTAACGCcgactgtcgctaatttgcatcaaaccctttccgactgcaggcgagatagcgtgtgtattcccccaatgccggtttgtttacattcgATACATACCTAGGAACCTTTTGCACGCACTGGTTTCTCGTAGGACCGGTCAGAGTGGGAACTACATCCAGTTCACAGAAGcgaaattaaccctaaccctaaaaagactactgtcaatgttagggagtaggagagtgttttctttcttgctgttgtcaagattcatttatttgtcaattacttgaaaatgtgttttattaattttaccattttgtaaagaattttaccataatgcctgttgtcgctaatttgcatcataccaaaatgtatttctatTGTATATGCTATGGACAAATTAAaaatctcaacttaatttagcatcagcttggagccaggaacacacataataaagttcttatataattgtgaataaattcaggcgtcAAAGGAATAAGattgaataaaacatccaaattTAAAGAAAGTAATGGGATGATCATTTactttacttgtgaagagcatttGATGCACGtcatccacgttattttgttttaaaatttggttgaaagaaaccccatATTCTGatgaatacatttaaaacaatgggtcaaatttgtTAATGATAtttactagagatgcaccgattgaccggccggtgatcggaattggccgattttcacgtgaCCGGCCATGACTGGCGACctgccggtcagtctgacatatgccgattttatgccggtcaaatgcactcgTGCGCTGCATAATTAACATGAGCGCACCGCcactcaatcagctgtttatgtCATAAAGCCgtaattacttttattttttattagtctgctctactgatctcaggcgaacggtcagccgctctctctctctctctctctctctctctctctcccctctgaggctgaacaactggaacatgaaaaccgcactCACTCGGGTCCTGTGAaatttgacagctacagtttatcggaAAATAGTGTTGGGCACACTgcctttgatgaatttactgtttataagaacccagatgagacaagaagctaacgttagcgaacgctgcggtccctctgccgcCCCCGCTGCAAAACAAATAGAGAGatgctgtattaacgttactgtttaaaacgctttccaggttagtggggatgcataccgctccaaaccaacattaaaggggagatagaatgcaaaaccgattttaccttgtcatggttgaataatgacagtttagtgggtaactaggacatacaaagaacctctaaatcccattgacacctctttcctctgcaaatctcacaatttgaaactgcctctgaatacgggcaaatctcaacagcctcctcctcatttggctctagtctttctctttgtcacaccccaacatttgcataggctacacaattgacctgagatcagttggTCTTCTgactctatcaatgagagctagctagcctcctcttagaattcttctgaaattcacaaaaaaattataaatttgaaatcggacaccattttTAGCTTCATAAGACCTAGGggtagaggttatataagtggcgtgacggaattcaaactgtaaatatactcgaatcacgccaaaaatgaagctaactagctgcaatctgtacacattggattgaagggacagtcgcagctaacgaaacccctagctagtgttcacaaaaatgaattaaattgaaatctgacaccattgttagctttgtaagaccttgggatagctgtgatatagctaagtgccgtgacgaaattcaaactgtaaatatagctactatagttatgccgaaagtgtagctagctagcagcgatcttttcccattgtattgaatgggacatatagctagctagctgctcctcctaacaaatCGCCAGATgatcataaaaatgccttacattGAAAACGGACAcaatgttagctttgtaagaccttggggtagctgtgatataagtgccgtgacgaaattcaaactgtaaatatattatagttatgccggcagccggccacggagccccgtagtgcagtaatccacaaagggtgactttgccctgggtatggagcccagcaggctgccgctttctcgtcagactgggtggcacgtcttaccaaatttgcaattagccatcaattttcataaaacggcccacatttttttatgatttctcgcataaaagattctcagaagtgaatttggtaatgaaacattgcagtgtttggAATATGAAATTCTGTcacttctctaatgtgtgtgtatggggattcgctcaaccaatcagcgtgcatctctaatgtgtgtgtatgggggattcgctCGACTAATcagtgcgcagctcatctaaatattcatgagcataccatatttggaagacaAGCTCTTAttcacagggatgcataagggccaataaaatatcaactaggccattttcagcccaaccaatgttacataccccattaggagaccataagggaCAGtatgaaataccctatataatcattctatcaccccttataaatatctttatactgcaagactatatttattttattttcatttgttatatatatatatatatatatatatatacattgcactttagatgtgtgtgaatgtcccacaccagcagtcatttatatagttctgtttTATAGTGATCGATTATgtattcaaaaaatgttctattaaagaaaatatagaaaataaatatttgtgtgtgctggaaagtggttagaaaatatgaaatcggaatcggctaaaatcggtatcgtcagttcaaactcaatgaaaaatcggaaaTAGGAATCGGCCTAAAAGTTGAaattggtgcatctctaatgTTTACCGTATTGGCCCGCATACAAGACATTTTAATGGAAATACATCTAAAAGAGTGGGGTCGTCTTATATTCGTGGTCTAGAGTAGATGAGTCCTGCGCAGGACTGTTTTCTTACCTGTTCCTGTTCCACATGCACCGCAAATATTAGATTGATTGTCAACAGACTGACCGGTGATGTTGTGTCCTTCACCGTCCCGCAGTTATTTTACTGTGTAGTATTAATACATATACAAACCTGTcatataatgacaataaaggcttcttaTCTCTTATCTTAAAAAGTTTTTtccattcacacaaacacagaaacacacaaaccacacacacacacacacacacacacacacacacacacacacacacacacacacacacacacacacacactgaccttaCAAAGATCAAGGCCACATACGCACATGAAGACGCaccttcatacacacacacctctaattTAGGCTGTGATGGACAAAGTGCAACTCATCATTCACTTTCCACATctcacaatctctctctctctctttctgtccataACTCCTTCTCTCTTGTGTGActtattgacacacacacacacacacacacacacacacacacacacacacaacacacacacacacacacacacacacacacacacacacacacacacacacacacacacacacacacacacacacacacacacacacacacctctaattTAGGTTGTGATGGACAAAGTGCAACTCATCATTCACTTTCCACATcttacactctctctctttctgtccataactccatgacacacacacacacacatacacacacacacacacacacacacacacacacacacagaaacacacacacacacacacacacacacacacacacacacacacacacacacacagaacacacacaacacacacaaaaaagtatttttccactcacacaaacacacacaaacacagactacaTTCTAACCTGAAGATTTCCAACTGTTTGCCACaaaatttcacacacacacacacacacacacacacacacacacacacacacacacacacacacacacacacacacacacacacacacacacaaaacacacacacacgcacctctGGTTTAGGCTGTGAAGGACAAAGTGCAACACATCATTCACTTTCCATGTcttacactctctctctctttctgtccatcCCTCCTCTCTTGTGTGActtattgacacacacacacactctctctgtgtCCTTATTGAAGGGAGGGAGTAAAGTTCACGGGGATCGAGAGATCACCGTCCTGCCGCGGAGGAAAATGGACGAACTGGACGACACAGACGGGGTGAGTGGTCcagaagcaaacacacacacacacacacacgcacacacacaaacacacagacacacacacacacacatagacacacacttgGTTAACATCAgataaccctgaactctgagaaAGGACAACTATTTATAGAAACTACAACTACACCTGAAGTTATGAAGTTGTTGCTGTTGCTACAATTGCTGTCAGAGCCTTTACTGCagttaaagtactaatacaacattgtaataatactctgttacaagttaaagtacTACTAAAAGACTGTagtaatactctgttacaagttaaagtactaataccacaccgtaataatactctgttacaagttaaagtcctgcattgaaaatgtaacttcagtaaatgtgtgtaagtatcatcaggacaatgtagttaaagtattataacattgtagaaagtgtaaagttatgtgtttgtgtgtttaatggtctaatcatgtcagctggacttgtaggccgttatattgttggctagtttactttagaatcaaacatcattGACGTAGAAGTACCTTAACAtttgtactgaagtacagtacttgtgTAAATGTAGTTGTAGATGTTGTCTCTGCTCTTTTATCATTTTCACACAATGAAAAAACTTCCtccatgtgtgtatatattttatttgtatgtgtgtgtgtgcctgtgtctgtgtgtgtgtgtgtgtgtgtgtagatgaagTTTTCAGTGTCTGACTCGTCCTGCGTTTCGTCTTGTATCCGCCACGTAAATAAGGGACTCCTCAACCTGCTCATCACAAAAGGTAACAAACACTcactgtgtatatgtgtgtgtgtgtgtgcatatgtgtatgtatatgtatgtgtgtgtgtgtgctgccttTTACGttaaatttgtacaataaaagaaagttggaaattatttcttttcattagttttaaattcaacaagcagtttgttgtattttatcagaatagtgagagcagcagaactgagaacactttaatatttgtttatttatcattAGTAATACTGTTATCACCACATTCAACAACATTATGTCATGTTTTCCTCACACTGTGCAgccctcagtgtgtgtgttaatatttaACTGCAGTATAAAACATTGTCCACACCAAAACATGAGACTAAGGCTTGATTTATAGTTCTGCGTTTTGACCTTGTGACCTAGTAACCAAGGGCGACCAAGCCTTTGCTGGTAAAATGCCACATTGTTAACatcttttaaatcactttttaaaactttctttcaTGGGAAAGCGTTTATTCAGCGTGTCAATGTGCAGCAATATAGCAGCAATCGGCAGAATGACTATTATCTCCCATACTAATTCAGTGTGCCaatgtgctgcaatagcagcaatcggcaGAATGACAATTATCCAgcatacttattattattccgcCACATTTTTGTCCCGCTACTAGTCACAGAGCGTTGCCAACACATGTACataaatacatcaaaacgtgtgtaatgatcgggaatggtgtgctatgacttttctaagagatttgccgcACGGTTTTCACGAAATCGGCAAAAATCGCCGAGAAATTGtcccatagactttaatggAAAATCTTCAGGAAATCGCTTAACATCGCTCAAAACAACCCCTTTTTGGGGCCATACTGTTTCGCCAAACTTTAATGttcgtaaaaaaaataaaaaaaaagtttaaaagtttaaaccgaagacaagaTTTTGGCTGTTAatgggctgaatgggcattctgatatcaagcacggtttctaccaaatcacagtttatgtatCGTCCAGTTTTCAGACCGTatcagattttccaatgtgtgtgtatgggggcagaatgttgagagttagaggggaagacagaggggggagctgcagtacgattctctgaaagttttccaaacaaactgctctctcccgtacagttttcactcttcatacatcatagttggtcaaaatgtggTAAATCTCttgccggtcgcagacatgtaactatggaatccaccggacTTACACTTTTGGCTCTCTTCATACCAACTGTCgatagaaacaatgaaaaaaaatatctgaaGGACGCAGACAGTTTCCTTTTTGTTATCTGCTCTGTGTCAcatatattacaaaaaaaaaaaaaaaaaaaaaaaacgcccccaaacttttttttttttttgagttatttttttttaaaaaaaaaaaaatatttttgtcgTTTGGAGCCacggtttttgaattacagaacaaacttaaGAGGTATACTTATCtgtcttgctctgtgtgtgtgtgtgtgtgtgcgtgtgtgtgtcttcctctgtgtgtgtgtgttttttgtttccatctgtgtgtgtgtgtgtgtgcgcgcgcatgtgtgtcttcctctgtgtgtgtgtctgtgtgtgtgtcttcctctgtgtgtgtgtctctgtgtgtgtcttcctctgtgtgtgtgtttctgtgtatgtgtgtcttcctctgtgtgtgtcttcctctgtgtgtgtgtgtgtttgtgtgtgtgtctgcatctgtgtgtgtgtgtgtgtctgcctctgtgtgtgtgtttctgcctctgtctgtgtgtgtgtgtgtctgcctctgtgtgcgtgcgtgtgtgcatgcgtatgTGTTTCTGCAGTATGTTTGTTCTCTCTGCTGTTCGGCGTGGTCTGGGCGATCACAGGAAGTGAGTGTTTACCTGGAGGAAACCTGTTTGGCATCGTGGTCCTCTTCATCTGCTCCGTGCTGGGAGGGAAGCTGGTCGGAATGATCCAACTGCCCACGCTGCCCCCCTTCCCTCCTCTACTTGGTACGACCCAGCATCTTGTATTTTACCTATTTAATTACCTTTATATTTACATACTTTAAAAGTTACTTTTGGTTTCTTTCAACCCCTATTTTCCCAGTGAACAAATATCTATttaattggtccagtattgagcgagaaaaACTGTTCAGCGTTCAGCTAACGGGCGGTATAATGtgacattgcagcttgtttcatccatagactgtaaatattaatggacagagcatgtgtgacgtcaccaattggtttgtggagatctgcaatgagtcgttgagtttgccgttacaggcacagccatcctggttgtggATATGACGAGCCATAGACTGTTGGGCGGTATCTGACTGTGATGTTAGCTGAGAGTTGGCAACGCGGCTtaaactctacgttacgttacacactttcagtGGCAATCTGGATGCAACTGTTGCTAAAAGCTAGCCTACATACGTAATTCAAGGTGAGATTTAGCTTAGCtaggttttaaatatatctttgtcccatagttatattatatataagacaggactgtcaatcacatcacagccacgccctaaaactaGAGATGTTCCAGTATTGGTATcacctccgatactgcctaaaacgctggtatcggtatcggtaagtactggagtttacgcaccgatccaataccacgcaataaagccctaaagaaaatttacgttaaagtagtttatttatgttctttttatgttataactgactgtcaaaatggataataaaagaaagttctgtggcattcattgtttgtgtttgttcatgtttcacaaagagtttaacctgagccagaccgacaacaaagatataaaccatatcacatccatacagggatagtagtatacagctgttaaaacataataaaatatatgacacactggtatcggatcagtactcaGTATTGGCCGATAAGCAAGTTCAGATATCAGAATTGATAACTGTATCATCGACTTTAAAATCATcagaacatcattctgtgttgcagaagacttagcGATTGAAActataaactcattatgaaaatgtttactgaggtaataaatcaagtgagaagtgggccactttctcatagacttctacagaaaccaacctccttttgcaaccgaacatgtcgccccctgctggaatttagagaaaatgcaggtttaaggcacttctgcatttgcagcacttcactGAACCGGATGCTATGTCcaataatattaacagtctatggtttcgTCCTGTAGGGTTAGActgcagcccggtctgtggctgccggtcacagcgatctcgcttaatactggacccatttcaaagattgttgttgtcatcagtcacttagacacttaaacataggaaaatagggtccaggttgcataaaacaacctttaaatgtttaaatatgttgTAGGAATGCTGCTGGCAGGTCTGCTGCTGCGTAACGTTCCCTACGTAACGGACGCCGTCTACATCGACACCCATTGGTCCGCAGCGCTGAGGAACATCGCGCTGTCAATCATCCTGACCAGAGCCGGGCTCGGCCTGgaccccacacatacacacacacacacacacacacacacacacggcacatcacgacacagagacacacacacacacacacacacacacacacacacacaccgccgtacgagacacacacacagacacacacacacagacacagacacacacacacagacacagagacacacacgcacagtaaaataaatgtaacaaccatgtgtgtgtgtgtgtgtgtgttgctgcagGCATTGCGTCGTCTGAAGgcggtgtgtgtgcgtcttgcTGTCGGTCCCTGTGTGCTGGAGGCCTTTGTCATCGCTGTGGTTTCTCACTTCCTGTTGGATCTGCCCTGGGTATGGGGCTTCATCCtggggtaacacacacacacacacacacacacacacacacacacacacacacacacacacacacacacacacacacacacaccataacgACATATACAGCTCTCTACATCAGTGTATTAAAacttgacgtgtgtgtgtgtgtgtgtgtctgtgtctgtgtctccgtgtgtgtgtgtgtgtgtgtgtctgtgtctccgtgtgtgtgtgtgtgtgtgtctgtgtctccgtgtgtgtgtgtgtgtgtatgcgggtgtgtgtgtatgcgtgtgcgtgcgtgcatgtgtgtgtctgtgtgtgcatttgtatgcctctgtgtgtgtgtatgcctgtgtgtgtgtgtgtgtgtctctgcgtgtgtgtgtgtatttgtgtttgtctgtgtgtgtgtgtgtatgtgtgtgtttgtgtatgtgtatgtgtgtgtgtagttttgtCCTGGCTGCAGTGTCTCCAGCCGTCGTGGTTCCCTCCATGTTGCTCCTACAGAGAGAAGGATTCGGAGTGGAGAAGGtaaactccacacacacacacacacacacacacacacacacacacacacacacacacacacacacacacacacacacacacacacacacacacacaaacacacacatcagtaaCATACTCTGTGATCATGTGATTCTGCCAGCAGAGGGAGCTGGTGAACAGCTACAGAGATCAGTCTGTTTAAACATTACAAGATAATCTATTCAGGCTGATCCTACAAAATCTCTAGAAACAAACATTAGCCGCCTGCTTCTCAAACTACCCGACAAAGAAACACTCATGGACCAACTCAAATCTTCTACATgagggaaaaagaagaagatgccAAACAAATATTAAAGTGTAGCATGTACGGCAATGTGTACAGTAAATTAATGGGAATGTAgactgtttattttgttttgtgtcataTCTTCTGCACATAATATGTCCGTtaatatacattacatacaggaattaataataacaaattttataaaatgaataagatTCTGAGGGACCTAAGaacaaaataagaataaaacagAAGATGTAACAACCTTTTTTCAATCAGTATAGTTTATAAACAACTAAAGATGACACTGTATGAAATACCATTTGTGTTATAATGGGCAATCTGGCAGtttgcgtccactaaaagttcgtttttgccgctgacagactcagattattattctaagtgtctgataacattttggaaaggatccctacagagatggaccttttagttaaagagtaagatccttttagtttaacatgaaacagccctgaaatcaccatcaccaaactccaccagactccatgtaaataatcaggacttttagcgtgtatagagccagtatatttcCATATGTAAATGGGTAAATTAAGgggttatttcaaccaaaccagagtggtgattgttggaactgtagaaagatgaaccaagactgcttttgataattttattttgtttctgtccactttgaataaagtgtgttttacgatgataaaagtcctgattatttacatggagtctggtgggtttggtgatggtgattttgtggctgtttcatgttaaggCCCTGAAACACCACGTATGTGATGTTGTGTATCTATATGATTGAAATATGTATACGTATGGTTCTGTCTCTACCTTGTTATGatgttctgtgttgtttttattcaggGGATCCCCACCCTGCTGATGGCTGCTGGGAGTTTTGATGATATTCTGGCCATAACAGGGTTCTCTACCTGCCTTGGAATTGCCTTctctacaggtttctctatctATTCTGTTCCTTTCAATTCTACTTGATTGTCTTTATTCCTACAGCTGATTAAAACCAACAGAATTTGACCCAAAGAGCTTTCCAGTCGAGGCAGTGTAGGTGGAATTTGTTCTAATGAGGCCCTAAGgcctgtcaaatctgactccTGTTCTCCTTCTTTTTTTGGAGTCgaattttaagaagaaaaaaaggaaaggaagtataaaaaaaaaaagaaaaaagaaaaaaaaaaaaaaaaaaaagaaaaagaagaaagaaaaaaagaaaaaaaagaaaaggagaatttATTAATTGCGTCAAGGTgattacaaagtattaacttaagggctgaataattttcggagcccaatatttcagttttattgtaaaaggtttgaaatatcaataaatttcgttccacttcatgattgtgtaccacttgttgttgattcttcacaaaaaattacagttttatatctttatgtttgaggcctgaaatgtggcaaaaggtcgaaaagttcaagggggccgaatactttcgcaaggcactgtatatgtccTGCGAATTATGAGCTCcga
It encodes the following:
- the LOC120572769 gene encoding sodium/hydrogen exchanger 9B2-like isoform X1, which codes for MMDEEATKRYCLESDDGLKQKQNEGGSKVHGDREITVLPRRKMDELDDTDGMKFSVSDSSCVSSCIRHVNKGLLNLLITKVCLFSLLFGVVWAITGSECLPGGNLFGIVVLFICSVLGGKLVGMIQLPTLPPFPPLLGMLLAGLLLRNVPYVTDAVYIDTHWSAALRNIALSIILTRAGLGLDPTALRRLKAVCVRLAVGPCVLEAFVIAVVSHFLLDLPWVWGFILGFVLAAVSPAVVVPSMLLLQREGFGVEKGIPTLLMAAGSFDDILAITGFSTCLGIAFSTGAMWMNILKGLLEVVGGVVAGLILGLFLCCVPGKDQEDLVLKRTLMLLGLSIFSVFFSHVIGFAGAGGLSTLVLAFLAALGWKTDKAPVAAMVGQSWDVFQPLLFGLIGAEITIKTLSPSTVGLGLACISIGLVIRLLVTFLLVHFGGFNLKEKLFISVAWLPKATVQAAIGSKALDLAREEGDENLIKFGLDVLTLAVLAILTTAPIGALGIGLAGPRLLARKVEADDAEGGATTPSTKGIGRGKNSVTLESKL
- the LOC120572769 gene encoding sodium/hydrogen exchanger 9B2-like isoform X2 — encoded protein: MMDEEATKRYCLESDDGLKQKQNEGGSKVHGDREITVLPRRKMDELDDTDGMKFSVSDSSCVSSCIRHVNKGLLNLLITKVCLFSLLFGVVWAITGSECLPGGNLFGIVVLFICSVLGGKLVGMIQLPTLPPFPPLLGMLLAGLLLRNVPYVTDAVYIDTHWSAALRNIALSIILTRAGLGLDPTALRRLKAVCVRLAVGPCVLEAFVIAVVSHFLLDLPWVWGFILGFVLAAVSPAVVVPSMLLLQREGFGVEKGIPTLLMAAGSFDDILAITGFSTCLGIAFSTGAMWMNILKGLLEVVGGVVAGLILGLFLCCVPGKDQEDLVLKRTLMLLGLSIFSVFFSHVIGFAGAGGLSTLVLAFLAALGWKTDKAPVAAMVGQSWDVFQPLLFGLIGAEITIKTLSPSTVGLGLACISIGLVIRLLVTFLLVHFGGFNLKEKLFISVAWLPKATVQAAIGSKALDLAREEGDENLIKFGLDVLTLAVLAILTTAPIGALGIGLAGPRLLARKVEDDAEGGATTPSTKGIGRGKNSVTLESKL